Proteins encoded by one window of Armatimonadota bacterium:
- a CDS encoding SufD family Fe-S cluster assembly protein produces the protein LIRARLGRDATLASLVAGFGGSLVKTDVESKLQGPAPQSEMLGLYFASDRQHFDYHTLQEHLAAHTLSDLLYKGAVKDRGRTVFAGLIRVHPGAQKTNAFQSNRNLLLNAGARSDSIPKLEIMANDLRCTHGSATSRLNDEQLFYLMSRGLRRQQAVQMVVDGFFAEVLDRIPLERLRQQVQEEIAGKIAESSQR, from the coding sequence GCCTGATCCGCGCCCGCCTGGGCCGGGACGCCACCCTGGCCAGCCTGGTGGCCGGCTTCGGCGGCAGCCTGGTGAAGACCGACGTGGAGTCGAAGCTGCAGGGCCCCGCCCCCCAGTCGGAGATGCTGGGCCTGTACTTCGCCAGTGACCGGCAGCACTTCGACTACCACACCCTGCAGGAGCACCTGGCGGCGCACACCTTAAGCGACCTGCTCTACAAGGGCGCGGTCAAGGACCGGGGGCGGACGGTCTTTGCCGGATTGATCCGCGTCCACCCCGGAGCGCAGAAGACCAACGCCTTCCAGTCCAACCGCAACCTCCTGCTGAACGCCGGGGCCAGGTCCGACAGCATCCCCAAGCTGGAGATCATGGCCAACGACCTGCGCTGCACCCACGGCTCGGCCACCAGCCGGCTGAACGACGAGCAACTCTTCTACCTCATGAGCCGGGGGCTACGACGGCAGCAGGCGGTGCAGATGGTCGTGGACGGCTTCTTCGCCGAGGTGCTGGACCGGATTCCCCTGGAGCGGCTGCGGCAGCAGGTGCAAGAGGAGATTGCGGGCAAGATCGCGGAGTCATCCCAGAGATGA
- a CDS encoding non-heme iron oxygenase ferredoxin subunit: MSGFVKVATVDQIPPGQGRRVEVEGRQIALFNVGGRFYAVDDTCTHEEASLAAGALSGEIVACPKHGSRFHLPTGRVLSLPAVRPVDTYEVKVEGADVLVLPQPRKGVGMPHRVW, encoded by the coding sequence ATGAGCGGGTTCGTCAAGGTGGCCACGGTGGATCAGATCCCGCCCGGGCAGGGGCGGCGGGTGGAGGTGGAGGGGCGGCAGATCGCCCTCTTCAACGTGGGAGGGCGCTTCTACGCGGTGGACGACACCTGCACCCACGAGGAGGCCTCGCTGGCCGCCGGCGCCCTCTCCGGGGAAATCGTGGCCTGTCCCAAGCACGGGTCGCGCTTCCACCTGCCCACCGGGCGGGTGCTCTCGCTGCCGGCGGTGCGCCCCGTGGACACCTACGAGGTGAAGGTGGAGGGTGCCGACGTCCTGGTGCTCCCCCAGCCGCGCAAGGGCGTGGGTATGCCGCACAGGGTCTGGTAG
- a CDS encoding cysteine desulfurase, with product MIPERVREDCALLQQRVHGKPLVYLDSAATSQKPRVVLEALARYYSEYNANVHRGIYAMAELATQRYEEARARVARFINAPRPEEVVFTRGTTEAINLVAYTWGRATLRPGDEILLTEMEHHSNMVPWQLLAAEKGVRLRFVPFDHHGQLVMEEFDRLLTEHTRLVAVTHQSNVLGTINPVGEIARRAHGVGALVLVDGAQSVPHMPVDVQALGCDFLAFSAHKMCGPTGAGALWARYELLQAMPPFHGGGEMIMLVTLEGATYKDPPHKFEAGTPNIADCIVWATAIDYLEGFGMAAIREHERQLLRYALGQLREVPGVRVLGPEDVEQRGSAIAFDLPGVHPHDVAQVLDQEGIAVRAGHHCAQPLHRRLGLAASTRASLYLYNTPGDIDALTRGLETVRRLFTPRTAARDR from the coding sequence ATGATCCCCGAACGGGTGCGGGAAGACTGCGCCCTCCTGCAGCAGCGGGTGCACGGCAAACCCCTGGTCTACCTGGACAGCGCCGCCACCTCGCAGAAACCGCGGGTGGTCCTGGAGGCGCTGGCCCGTTACTACAGCGAGTACAACGCCAACGTGCACCGGGGCATCTACGCCATGGCCGAGCTGGCCACGCAGCGCTACGAGGAGGCCCGCGCCCGCGTCGCCCGCTTCATCAACGCCCCCCGCCCCGAGGAGGTGGTCTTCACCCGCGGCACCACCGAGGCTATCAACCTGGTGGCCTACACCTGGGGCCGGGCCACCCTCCGCCCCGGCGACGAGATCCTGCTCACGGAGATGGAGCACCACAGCAACATGGTCCCCTGGCAGCTCCTGGCCGCAGAGAAGGGGGTGCGCCTGCGCTTCGTACCGTTCGACCACCACGGCCAACTGGTGATGGAGGAGTTCGATCGCCTCCTCACCGAGCACACGCGGCTGGTAGCGGTGACGCACCAGTCGAACGTGCTGGGCACGATTAACCCGGTCGGGGAAATTGCGCGGCGCGCCCACGGCGTGGGCGCGCTGGTGCTTGTGGACGGGGCGCAGAGTGTGCCCCACATGCCGGTGGACGTGCAGGCGCTGGGCTGCGACTTCCTGGCCTTCTCCGCCCATAAGATGTGCGGCCCCACCGGCGCGGGGGCGCTGTGGGCGCGCTACGAGCTGCTGCAGGCCATGCCCCCCTTCCACGGCGGCGGGGAGATGATCATGCTGGTCACCCTGGAGGGTGCCACCTATAAGGACCCCCCGCACAAGTTCGAGGCCGGCACCCCCAACATCGCCGACTGCATCGTCTGGGCCACGGCCATCGACTACCTGGAAGGCTTCGGTATGGCGGCCATCCGGGAGCACGAGCGTCAGTTGCTGCGCTACGCCCTGGGGCAGCTGCGGGAGGTGCCGGGGGTGCGGGTCTTGGGTCCCGAGGACGTGGAGCAGCGCGGAAGCGCCATCGCCTTCGACCTGCCGGGGGTGCACCCGCACGACGTGGCCCAGGTCCTGGACCAGGAGGGGATCGCCGTGCGCGCCGGGCACCACTGCGCCCAGCCGCTGCACCGCCGCCTGGGCCTGGCCGCGTCTACACGGGCCAGCCTTTACCTGTACAATACCCCGGGGGACATCGACGCCCTGACGCGCGGCCTGGAGACCGTGCGCCGGCTCTTTACGCCACGCACCGCGGCGCGAGACCGCTAG
- a CDS encoding SUF system NifU family Fe-S cluster assembly protein, producing the protein MGLDDLYREIILDHYAHPRNRGRLATADITVEGANPLCGDELALYVRLEGGSIAEVRFEGRGCSISQASASMLTEQVRGKTLAQARELVAAFKAMMRGEASPFDDTDLAALQGVRKFPVRVKCATLAWVALDQGIEEFQRGKAASRATTEVPE; encoded by the coding sequence GTGGGCCTGGACGACCTGTACCGCGAGATCATCCTCGACCACTACGCCCACCCGCGCAACCGCGGCCGCCTGGCCACTGCCGACATCACCGTGGAGGGAGCCAACCCGCTGTGCGGGGACGAGCTGGCCCTCTACGTACGCCTGGAGGGCGGGTCGATCGCGGAGGTGCGCTTCGAGGGGCGGGGCTGCTCCATCAGTCAGGCCTCCGCCTCCATGCTGACCGAGCAGGTGCGGGGCAAGACACTGGCCCAGGCGCGGGAGCTGGTGGCCGCCTTCAAGGCCATGATGCGTGGCGAGGCCTCCCCCTTTGACGACACTGACCTGGCGGCGCTGCAGGGGGTGCGCAAGTTCCCCGTGCGGGTGAAGTGTGCCACGCTGGCCTGGGTGGCCCTGGACCAGGGAATCGAGGAGTTCCAGCGGGGCAAGGCGGCGTCGCGGGCCACCACCGAGGTGCCGGAGTAG
- a CDS encoding transketolase: protein MAAWVERARDLARQFRADAIRMTAAAGSGHPTSALSAAELMAVLLLRHLRYDFANRDHPNNDRLIFSKGHATPLLYPLLAAAGAIPPQELLTYRRWGSRLEGHPTPVLPWVEVATGSLGQGLAIGVGMALAGKYLDKLPYRVWVLHGDSEMAEGAVWEAFEHAAYYRLDNLIAILDVNRLGQRGETMVGWNTAVYAARARAFGWRAIEVDGHDVEAVDRAYTQAVEGAGSGQPVVVIARTVKGKGVSFVEDRNGWHGKALSREEAARALEELGEVERLQVAVTAPEDLRPALRPDPRPLELPRYQVGGSVATREAYGDALRALGDARPDVVALDGEVNNSTYAERFARAHPERYFEMFIAEQQMVAAAVGLQSRGWTPFVSTFAAFLTRAYDFIRMAAISRANLKLCGSHAGVSIGEDGPSQMGLEDLAMMRAVHGSTVLYPCDANQTAALVAEMADRPGIVYLRTTRMKTPVIYPPAERFPVGGSRVLRSSDSDQVTLVGAGVTTHEALRAADLLAQRGIRARVVDCYSVKPIDAATLRQAARSSGGRVVVAEDHWPEGGLGDAVVEVLTDPEVTRDGFVPQVVRLGVRAMPGSGTPAEQLAAAGIDAAHIAAAAAALVESPIANTLPA, encoded by the coding sequence ATGGCCGCCTGGGTCGAACGGGCGCGGGACCTGGCCCGGCAGTTCCGCGCCGACGCCATCCGCATGACCGCCGCCGCCGGCTCGGGACACCCCACCTCCGCCCTCTCCGCCGCCGAGCTGATGGCCGTACTCCTGCTGCGCCACCTGCGGTACGACTTCGCCAACCGGGACCACCCCAACAACGACCGGCTGATCTTCTCCAAGGGGCACGCCACCCCGCTGCTCTACCCCCTGCTCGCCGCCGCGGGAGCCATCCCGCCGCAGGAGCTGCTCACCTACCGCAGGTGGGGCAGCCGCCTGGAAGGGCATCCCACCCCGGTCCTCCCCTGGGTGGAGGTGGCCACCGGGTCGCTGGGGCAGGGGCTGGCTATCGGCGTGGGGATGGCCCTAGCCGGCAAGTACCTGGACAAGCTCCCCTACCGGGTCTGGGTACTGCACGGCGACAGTGAGATGGCGGAGGGCGCGGTGTGGGAGGCTTTTGAGCACGCCGCCTACTACCGCCTGGATAACCTCATCGCCATCCTGGACGTGAACCGTCTGGGGCAGCGCGGCGAGACCATGGTCGGCTGGAACACCGCGGTCTATGCCGCCCGCGCCCGGGCCTTCGGCTGGCGCGCCATCGAGGTGGACGGGCACGATGTGGAGGCGGTGGACCGCGCCTACACCCAGGCGGTGGAAGGGGCGGGCAGCGGGCAGCCGGTGGTGGTCATCGCCCGCACGGTGAAAGGCAAAGGGGTCTCCTTCGTCGAGGACCGAAACGGCTGGCACGGCAAGGCCCTCTCCAGGGAAGAGGCGGCGCGGGCCCTGGAGGAGCTGGGTGAGGTGGAGCGCCTGCAGGTGGCCGTGACCGCTCCGGAGGACCTGCGTCCGGCCCTGCGACCGGATCCCCGCCCGCTGGAGCTGCCCCGCTACCAGGTGGGCGGTAGCGTGGCCACGCGGGAGGCTTACGGCGATGCCCTTCGGGCCCTGGGGGACGCGCGGCCGGACGTGGTGGCGCTGGACGGGGAGGTGAACAACTCCACCTACGCCGAGCGATTCGCCCGGGCGCACCCGGAGCGCTACTTTGAGATGTTCATCGCCGAGCAGCAGATGGTGGCTGCCGCGGTGGGGCTGCAGTCGCGGGGCTGGACGCCCTTTGTCTCCACCTTCGCCGCCTTCCTGACCCGGGCCTACGACTTCATCCGCATGGCCGCCATCTCCCGGGCCAACCTCAAGCTGTGCGGCTCCCACGCCGGGGTGAGCATCGGCGAGGACGGGCCTTCGCAGATGGGACTGGAGGATCTGGCGATGATGCGTGCCGTGCATGGGTCCACCGTACTGTACCCCTGCGACGCCAACCAGACCGCGGCCCTGGTGGCGGAGATGGCCGACCGCCCGGGGATCGTCTACCTGCGGACCACGCGGATGAAGACGCCGGTGATCTACCCGCCCGCAGAGCGATTCCCCGTCGGGGGCAGCCGCGTGTTGCGCTCCTCTGACAGCGATCAGGTCACCCTGGTGGGAGCGGGCGTCACCACCCACGAGGCCCTGCGGGCCGCCGACCTGCTGGCCCAACGCGGCATCCGGGCCCGGGTGGTGGACTGCTACTCGGTCAAGCCCATCGACGCCGCCACCCTGCGCCAGGCGGCGCGCAGCAGCGGCGGCCGCGTGGTGGTGGCGGAGGATCACTGGCCGGAGGGCGGTCTGGGTGACGCCGTCGTGGAGGTGCTCACCGACCCGGAGGTCACCCGCGACGGGTTCGTCCCGCAGGTGGTCCGCCTGGGCGTCCGGGCCATGCCCGGCTCGGGTACCCCGGCGGAGCAACTGGCCGCAGCCGGCATCGATGCTGCCCACATCGCCGCCGCTGCGGCTGCCCTGGTCGAAAGCCCGATAGCCAATACACTCCCCGCCTGA
- a CDS encoding DUF1573 domain-containing protein produces MTPSVYNLGQVSQAAGRVTVRLAVSNTGTADLVITEMETSCGCTRAALVVDGRSGPWFGMRGHGTWPAGWSARLRPGQQAALLVEYDPNAHGIYRGPIDRAVLIHSNDPRQPHAEVRLTGAQVP; encoded by the coding sequence GTGACCCCAAGCGTCTACAACCTGGGCCAGGTGAGCCAGGCGGCCGGGAGGGTGACCGTGCGCCTGGCGGTGTCCAACACCGGCACCGCCGACCTGGTGATCACGGAGATGGAGACCTCCTGCGGCTGCACCCGCGCCGCGCTGGTAGTGGACGGCCGGAGTGGACCGTGGTTCGGGATGCGCGGGCACGGGACATGGCCGGCGGGGTGGTCGGCGCGCCTGCGTCCCGGCCAGCAGGCCGCCCTGCTCGTCGAGTACGACCCAAACGCCCACGGCATCTACCGCGGCCCCATCGACCGCGCCGTTCTCATCCACTCCAACGACCCCCGCCAGCCGCACGCGGAAGTGCGTCTGACGGGCGCGCAGGTGCCGTAG
- a CDS encoding DUF1573 domain-containing protein, whose translation MVTGRRVVAVLAAVVLLAGVLLVVARRGPSEPAVALDPVAVDFGEVSAPASRAVLVRNVGRAPLQILSASTSCGCTRAVVERSTIPPRGAARLVVTFDPVAHGPQAGPARHAVYLRTNDPRAPEVELEVRAVVVKAPRVVAYYNASCHDCLPYLEQELEPLLRSLGAGEIERRDYIQQRAYRRELVERSTSLGIPPQMQGHMTVFVGERIVLQGHVPAAVIRDLLAPRHAGRYRLIVVLQDRMASHGDPPTHYTVWAPGGAMATYPLHEPIATYLSTLPAARSSAGAPAAAEHRGAPATLPAAFLTMVLGAGLLDGINPCAFAVLLLFVGFLFTLQRGRSDLLAHGFTYIAAVYLTYLAIGLGLLKVFSLGAPHLVARIGAGLMVVLGLLNIKDAFWYGVGPSLTTLSIGGAARDRWMRRATFPATAVVGFLVGVCEFPCTGGIYVGILGLLAARTTFWPGLGYLLLYNVMFVLPLVALLLVLGNRRVVGQYMRWMGTHRRVLRLVQGLVMLALAAAILRWFV comes from the coding sequence ATGGTGACCGGGCGCCGGGTCGTCGCGGTCCTGGCCGCGGTCGTCCTGCTCGCCGGCGTCCTTTTGGTGGTGGCCCGGCGCGGCCCGTCAGAGCCGGCGGTAGCGCTCGACCCCGTCGCGGTAGACTTCGGGGAAGTCTCCGCGCCGGCCAGCCGAGCGGTTCTGGTGCGCAATGTCGGGCGGGCCCCGCTGCAGATTCTCTCTGCAAGCACCTCCTGCGGCTGCACCAGGGCCGTCGTCGAGCGGTCCACCATCCCTCCGCGCGGAGCGGCTCGACTGGTGGTCACCTTCGACCCGGTGGCCCACGGTCCGCAGGCAGGACCGGCCCGTCACGCCGTCTACCTGCGCACCAATGATCCGCGCGCCCCGGAGGTGGAGCTGGAGGTGCGCGCCGTGGTGGTGAAGGCGCCGCGCGTGGTGGCCTACTACAACGCCTCCTGCCACGACTGCCTCCCCTACCTGGAGCAGGAGCTGGAGCCGTTGCTGCGCAGCCTGGGCGCGGGCGAGATCGAGCGGCGCGACTACATCCAGCAGCGGGCATACCGCCGGGAGCTGGTGGAGCGCAGCACCTCTCTGGGCATTCCTCCGCAGATGCAGGGACACATGACCGTCTTTGTCGGGGAGCGGATCGTCCTGCAGGGGCACGTGCCCGCCGCGGTCATCCGCGACCTGCTGGCCCCGCGGCACGCCGGCCGGTACCGCCTCATCGTGGTGCTGCAGGACAGGATGGCCTCCCACGGGGATCCGCCCACGCACTACACGGTGTGGGCCCCCGGCGGAGCCATGGCCACCTACCCGCTCCACGAACCGATTGCCACCTACCTGTCGACGCTGCCTGCGGCAAGATCCTCCGCCGGGGCCCCGGCTGCGGCGGAGCACCGCGGCGCCCCGGCCACCCTCCCCGCCGCCTTCCTCACCATGGTGCTGGGTGCCGGGCTGCTGGACGGCATCAACCCCTGCGCCTTCGCCGTGCTGCTGCTGTTCGTCGGCTTCCTCTTCACCCTGCAGCGCGGCCGCTCCGACCTGCTGGCCCACGGCTTCACCTATATCGCCGCCGTATACCTGACCTACCTGGCCATCGGCCTGGGGCTACTGAAGGTCTTCTCCCTGGGGGCGCCGCACCTGGTGGCCCGCATCGGAGCCGGGCTGATGGTCGTCCTGGGGCTGCTCAACATCAAGGACGCATTCTGGTACGGGGTGGGCCCCAGCCTGACCACGCTCTCCATTGGTGGGGCCGCCCGCGACCGCTGGATGCGCCGGGCCACATTCCCGGCCACCGCAGTGGTCGGGTTCCTGGTGGGTGTCTGCGAGTTCCCCTGCACGGGCGGCATTTACGTAGGCATCCTGGGGCTGCTGGCGGCGCGGACCACCTTCTGGCCCGGCCTGGGCTACCTGCTCCTGTACAACGTGATGTTCGTCCTGCCCCTGGTGGCTCTGCTTCTGGTCCTGGGCAACCGCCGGGTGGTGGGGCAGTACATGCGCTGGATGGGCACCCACCGCCGGGTACTGCGGCTGGTCCAGGGGCTGGTGATGCTCGCCCTGGCCGCGGCCATCCTGCGCTGGTTCGTGTAG
- a CDS encoding nucleotidyltransferase domain-containing protein has product MQHDLLDQDPRLAEVVRRLVEAYRPERIYLFGSFARGEAGPDSDYDLLVIVSDDAPQERKDSKLAYRVLWGTGTAADVIVWERSRFERRARVVCSLPATVLREGKLLHAA; this is encoded by the coding sequence ATGCAACACGATCTGCTCGATCAGGACCCAAGACTTGCCGAAGTTGTCCGGCGACTGGTTGAGGCCTACCGGCCTGAGCGGATCTACCTGTTCGGATCGTTCGCCCGCGGGGAGGCCGGGCCTGACAGCGACTACGACCTCCTTGTTATCGTGTCCGACGACGCGCCGCAGGAACGCAAGGACAGCAAACTGGCCTACCGAGTACTCTGGGGGACAGGGACGGCGGCCGACGTGATTGTCTGGGAACGGTCCCGTTTTGAGCGCCGTGCCCGCGTGGTCTGCTCGCTACCCGCCACCGTGCTGCGCGAAGGGAAGCTGCTCCATGCCGCATGA
- a CDS encoding HEPN domain-containing protein, with translation MPHDPELVAETRGWLVRARADLAVHPPLTGDVVFHAQQAAEKAMKGFLTWHSRLFRKTHNLTEPGELCARLDPTLEPLLRRASGLTDYAWKFRYPGEPDEPPREEAEEALALAGEVYEQLLVRLPREVAP, from the coding sequence ATGCCGCATGACCCGGAGCTGGTGGCAGAGACGCGGGGGTGGCTGGTCCGGGCCCGCGCCGACCTCGCCGTCCACCCGCCCCTGACCGGAGACGTGGTATTCCACGCGCAACAGGCCGCGGAGAAGGCGATGAAAGGATTTCTTACCTGGCACAGCCGGTTGTTCCGGAAAACGCACAACCTCACCGAGCCAGGCGAGCTCTGCGCGCGACTGGATCCGACCCTGGAGCCGCTGCTTCGCCGCGCGTCCGGGCTGACCGACTATGCGTGGAAGTTCCGCTATCCGGGCGAGCCGGACGAGCCGCCGCGTGAGGAGGCCGAAGAGGCCCTGGCCCTGGCCGGAGAGGTCTACGAGCAGCTTCTCGTGCGGCTGCCGCGAGAAGTCGCACCTTGA